TGCGGAAACCACGCGCCGCTCTGCGAAATTGCGCGTCGATCGGCTGATCCGGCCGCAGACGCCGCTGGCCGATCTCGATTATTGCTTCGCGCCGCTCAAACAGGCGCGGCTCGATTACATGGCGCAGAAGGCGACGGAGATGGGGGCAGGGCGTCTCGCGCCCGTGATCACGCGCCGCACGCAGGTTCGCCGCGTCAATGCGGCGCGGCTGCGGGCCAACGCCATCGAAGCGGCCGAGCAATGCGGGGTAATGGCCGTGCCGCAGACGCCGGAAGCCGTCGACCTCGCCGATTTCCTCGCCGCCTTCCCGCCCGAAAGGCTGCTCGTCTTCTGCGACGAGGATGCGCCCATCGCCAATCCGGTCGAAGCCCTGGCGGGCCGGTCGGGGCAGGGGATCTCGGTGCTGATCGGACCGGAGGGCGGTTTTGACGACAGCGAGCGCGCGGCGATCGCACGGCTCTCAAATGTGGCGCGCATCTCTCTCGGACCGCGCGTGCTGCGCGCCGACACGGCCTGCGTCGCGGCGCTCGCGGTCCTGCAGGCGGCGATTGGCGACTGGCGGTAACCATTTGTAAACGGTATTTAATCAATCGTTTCTGCGTAAACTAAAAATTTATCCGCTGTGCCATTTAATCCACAGCGGACGGACAAATCCCCCGTCTGGGACACGATCCTGCCACGATGTCGGGCTTAACTGTCAAAGTCGCAGTTAACGAGTCGGACGCCGCGGCGTCAGGGCTGTCTGCACAGGGATTTGGGTAACAGATTGCAGGCGCCGACGGATGGCGCGGCAAATCGAAGATAAGGCTGACTGCCATGATGTGCGCTGATTTTCGCCCCCACGCGCCGCTCGCCATCGCCGCAACCCTCGCGCTTGCGGCGGCTTTTTCTGCGCTGCCGGCGCAGGCTGAATCGTCGAACCACTGCGCCCGGTATGGCGCTGATTACGTCGCCGTCGCGGGGTCCAATGGCTGCGTCAAGATTGGCGGCCACGTTCGCGTCGACATGGCGCGTCAGCAGGCGATGGGATACGCGTCCCTCTCGGATGGCGTGCAGCACGCCTCCAGCCTCCAGCCGATGGCGCCCTTTGGACTGAACGACCTCTTCCCGCGCTGATCGCGCGGTCGACCGGATGGAATGATGATCCAGCGCTTCGGCGCTGGATTTTTTTTGGGGGGCGCGTCCCCTGCCGATCCCTCCGCCGCCGGAGGGCGTCTGTCTCCCCGCTCACAGCGGGATGACGCAATCCTGAAACGTCCCGTCCACTGATCCGCCCCAGGGGCCGTTGAAGGCGTCGAGACGCTGCTGCGCGAGCGTGCGGCCGTCCGACACGATCTTTTCCAGGGGCGCAAGGTAAATCGTCTCGTCCCGACCCTGCGCGTCCACCTGTGCGCGCCGCTTCAGCCCGGCGCGCGCGAGGTCGAGAACGTCGCGGGCGATGTCGCGCAGGCTGCGGCCGTCGATCGTCGCCTGCAGCGCCAGTTCGGGCACGTCGTCGCGCAGCTTCTGGCGCGCGTCGGCCGACCAGCCTTTGGTCAGCTGCCGGGCCTGATCCAGCGCCACGGAATCGTAGAACAGACCGGCGAAGAGCGCGGGCAGGGCGGTCATATGGTCGCGTGGGCCGCCGTCGGCGCCGCGCATTTCGAGATAGGTCTTGAGCCGCACTTCCGGGAAAATCGTGGAGAGGTGATTGGCCCAGTCGGAGATTGTGGCGCGCTCGCCGGGCAATTGCGGCAGGCGGCCGGCAAGCAGATCGCGGAAGCTCGCGCCCGCGACGTCGTGATAGACGTCGCCGCGCTTGACGAAATACATCGGCACGTCGAGCGCGTAATCGACGTAGCGCTCGAAGCCGAAGCCGTCCTCGAAGGCGAAGGGCAGCATGCCGGTGCGGTCGCGGTCGGTGTCGAGCCAGATGTAGGAGCGCTGCGAGAGGCGCCCTGTCGGCTTGCCGTCGAGGAAGGGCGAGTTGGCGAAAAGCGCCGTCACCAGCGGTTGCAGGGCGAGGCCGACACGCACCTTCTCGACCATGTCCGCCTCGCTGACGAAGTCGAGATTGGCCTGGATGGTGGCGGTGCGGAACATCATGTCGAGGCCGCGCGAGCCGACCTTCGGCATATATGCGGCCATGATCCGGTAGCGCTGCTTGGGCATGGCCGGCGTTTCGGCGCGCGACCATTTCGGGC
The DNA window shown above is from Methylocystis echinoides and carries:
- a CDS encoding 16S rRNA (uracil(1498)-N(3))-methyltransferase: MSHYDFSAQRLFVDAALAPGAEILPPPEALNYLLNVLRLRAGDAILLFNGRDGEYLANLAETTRRSAKLRVDRLIRPQTPLADLDYCFAPLKQARLDYMAQKATEMGAGRLAPVITRRTQVRRVNAARLRANAIEAAEQCGVMAVPQTPEAVDLADFLAAFPPERLLVFCDEDAPIANPVEALAGRSGQGISVLIGPEGGFDDSERAAIARLSNVARISLGPRVLRADTACVAALAVLQAAIGDWR
- a CDS encoding glutamate--cysteine ligase, coding for MARDVTDTTPIESREALVEWLAAGCKTSGAPLRIGTEHEKIPFYKDTLGPVPYGCVDGRCGVGNLLEGMREKMGWEPIMDRDALIGLAQTDGGGAISIEPGGQFELSGAPFLDIHATAAELDAHLGALASVAHALGVAFLDLGASPKWSRAETPAMPKQRYRIMAAYMPKVGSRGLDMMFRTATIQANLDFVSEADMVEKVRVGLALQPLVTALFANSPFLDGKPTGRLSQRSYIWLDTDRDRTGMLPFAFEDGFGFERYVDYALDVPMYFVKRGDVYHDVAGASFRDLLAGRLPQLPGERATISDWANHLSTIFPEVRLKTYLEMRGADGGPRDHMTALPALFAGLFYDSVALDQARQLTKGWSADARQKLRDDVPELALQATIDGRSLRDIARDVLDLARAGLKRRAQVDAQGRDETIYLAPLEKIVSDGRTLAQQRLDAFNGPWGGSVDGTFQDCVIPL